The Chryseobacterium sp. 52 genome includes a region encoding these proteins:
- a CDS encoding VOC family protein has translation MIKGLYETHIQVSSLENSIQFYTEVLGLRLAHRDETRPIAFLWIGEGKDFMLGLWEQKENLQPRHFAFSSSKEDILNYSVDFLKNKDLKPYNFLKDGLDEPMVFAWMPALAIYFNDPDGNQLEFIAVLEGEGKPELGVISYEEWMKQYS, from the coding sequence ATGATTAAAGGATTATATGAAACCCATATTCAGGTAAGCAGTTTAGAGAATTCCATACAATTTTACACTGAAGTATTGGGACTGAGGCTTGCCCATAGAGATGAAACCCGCCCCATTGCATTTTTGTGGATCGGTGAAGGTAAAGACTTCATGCTGGGATTGTGGGAGCAGAAAGAAAACCTGCAGCCAAGGCATTTTGCTTTTTCCAGCAGTAAAGAGGATATTTTAAATTATTCTGTGGATTTTCTGAAGAATAAAGATCTGAAACCTTATAACTTTCTGAAAGATGGCCTTGATGAGCCAATGGTTTTTGCGTGGATGCCAGCTCTTGCTATTTATTTCAACGATCCGGACGGCAATCAGCTGGAATTCATTGCGGTTCTTGAGGGAGAAGGAAAGCCGGAGCTGGGTGTGATCTCTTATGAAGAATGGATGAAACAGTATTCATAA
- a CDS encoding TROVE domain-containing protein, with the protein MKFNFFKKEINTVMNYEGAKAFTMTPAEELYSAVVTTGLSNTSYEKGNDRLERIQSLIKKNDPEFVAKLAVYARKDMYLRSIPLVLTAELAKQASGTDLVSRTVDGVIQRADEITELLAYYQTTNQRTETKKLNKLSKQIQKGLAKSFNKFDEYQFAKYNRKAEVTLRDALFLVHPKAKDENQQAVFNKIVGDTLETPYTWEVELSVLGQTKFANETEKKQAFKNKWEELIFSNKLGYMAMLRNLRNILESGVSSDAMYKVYTYLSNEKAVMNSKQLPFRFLAAYRELKAMNSPYLSSVQQALEEAVMVSAKNIKGFGFDTSVVIAADVSGSMQKPVSPRSKVLLYDIGLLMSMILQSQCKNVITGMFGDRWKRVLMPKNGILRNVNEWYKREGEVGYSTNGYLVIEDLLNRGEKVDKVMLFTDTQLWNSNGSRYSFENSWNQYKKMAPNAKLYIFDLAGYGQQPLDIRKNDVYLIAGWSDKIFDVLNALEDRKSAIQVIKKVVL; encoded by the coding sequence ATGAAATTTAATTTTTTTAAAAAAGAGATAAATACCGTAATGAACTACGAGGGTGCAAAGGCATTTACCATGACCCCTGCTGAAGAATTATACAGTGCTGTTGTGACAACAGGATTATCCAACACTTCCTATGAAAAAGGGAATGACAGATTGGAAAGGATTCAGTCTCTGATCAAAAAAAACGATCCGGAATTTGTCGCTAAGCTGGCGGTGTATGCAAGAAAAGATATGTATCTCCGTTCCATTCCGTTGGTTTTGACTGCAGAACTGGCAAAGCAGGCGTCGGGTACAGATCTGGTCAGCCGAACTGTTGACGGTGTTATCCAGAGAGCAGACGAAATCACTGAACTTCTGGCCTACTACCAGACCACTAATCAAAGAACAGAAACCAAAAAACTGAATAAACTTTCAAAACAGATCCAAAAAGGTCTTGCGAAGTCTTTCAATAAATTTGATGAATATCAGTTTGCAAAATACAACCGAAAAGCAGAAGTAACCCTTAGAGACGCTTTGTTTCTGGTTCACCCGAAAGCTAAAGATGAAAATCAGCAGGCAGTTTTTAACAAAATTGTTGGCGACACATTGGAAACTCCTTATACGTGGGAAGTGGAACTCTCCGTTTTAGGTCAGACAAAATTTGCCAATGAAACAGAAAAAAAACAGGCTTTCAAAAACAAATGGGAAGAGCTTATCTTCAGCAATAAACTGGGGTATATGGCAATGCTGAGAAACCTGAGAAATATTCTGGAATCAGGCGTTTCTTCTGATGCGATGTATAAGGTTTATACCTATCTGTCCAATGAAAAAGCTGTAATGAATTCAAAACAGCTTCCGTTCAGGTTTTTGGCAGCTTACAGAGAATTAAAGGCTATGAATTCGCCTTATCTTTCATCTGTTCAGCAGGCATTGGAAGAGGCTGTTATGGTAAGTGCGAAAAATATCAAAGGTTTTGGTTTTGACACTTCGGTGGTCATTGCGGCGGACGTTTCAGGTTCTATGCAAAAGCCCGTTTCTCCTAGAAGTAAAGTATTGCTTTATGATATTGGATTGTTAATGTCCATGATCCTTCAGTCGCAGTGTAAAAATGTGATTACTGGTATGTTTGGTGACCGTTGGAAGAGAGTTCTAATGCCTAAAAACGGTATTTTGAGAAATGTCAATGAATGGTATAAGCGTGAAGGAGAAGTAGGATATTCTACCAACGGTTACTTGGTGATCGAAGATTTGTTAAACAGAGGTGAAAAAGTAGATAAAGTAATGTTGTTTACCGATACACAGCTATGGAACAGTAACGGATCCCGGTATTCCTTTGAAAATTCATGGAATCAATATAAAAAAATGGCTCCCAATGCAAAACTATATATTTTTGATTTGGCGGGCTACGGACAACAACCGTTGGATATCAGAAAAAATGATGTATACCTTATTGCAGGTTGGTCCGACAAAATTTTCGATGTATTGAACGCTTTGGAAGACAGAAAATCTGCCATTCAGGTAATTAAAAAAGTAGTGCTGTAA
- a CDS encoding DUF6584 family protein: protein MENNFYKIKKDLEEGRKKKACERLRNLINHSPDDLSLREKLGQIYFDAGFLDEAGKFWILCQPENKEMENAVEIYKGSLSYSGNAILKDIIFRGDKNKLNEYARSVLKDLEKDSLKKTNYIPKYKEKYKQGLIDSGNEQNFLNKAGVFLLIGMVILLPVLGLIKLFEFFASLFG, encoded by the coding sequence ATGGAAAATAACTTTTACAAAATCAAAAAAGATCTTGAAGAAGGAAGAAAGAAAAAAGCTTGTGAGAGACTCAGAAACTTGATTAATCATTCTCCGGATGATCTTTCTTTAAGGGAAAAATTGGGACAGATTTATTTTGATGCGGGATTCCTGGATGAAGCAGGTAAATTTTGGATTTTATGTCAACCCGAAAATAAAGAAATGGAAAATGCCGTGGAGATTTACAAGGGTTCTTTAAGCTATTCGGGAAATGCTATTTTGAAAGATATTATTTTCAGAGGAGACAAAAATAAGCTTAATGAGTATGCACGTAGTGTTTTAAAAGATCTTGAAAAGGACAGTTTAAAAAAGACAAATTATATTCCTAAGTACAAAGAAAAATATAAACAAGGGTTGATAGATTCAGGGAATGAACAAAACTTTTTAAATAAAGCGGGAGTCTTTTTATTAATCGGAATGGTAATTCTACTGCCGGTTTTAGGACTCATTAAGCTTTTTGAATTTTTCGCTTCATTATTTGGATAA
- a CDS encoding phosphate ABC transporter substrate-binding protein, producing MKKLKTLKQSFGINEYGLIDFPKKISNVQVSRILYGNETGCSWCFPHGFETVNSKQDKCQRNWKKYRKTRWKNKK from the coding sequence ATGAAAAAATTAAAAACATTAAAACAATCTTTCGGAATCAATGAATATGGATTAATTGATTTTCCAAAGAAAATTTCAAACGTACAGGTTTCCAGAATTTTGTATGGAAATGAAACGGGTTGCTCCTGGTGTTTTCCGCATGGCTTCGAAACGGTTAATTCCAAACAGGATAAGTGTCAGAGAAACTGGAAAAAATACAGGAAAACCCGCTGGAAAAATAAAAAGTAA
- a CDS encoding transposase yields the protein MLYKEIHIGKFIKEMVDENEVPMERISNFLNKDVQFIEHVYSSKSIDTDLLLRWSKLLEYDFFRLYSSHLILYAPPSAVNKNQKKSEKIPYFRKNIYTQEIKDFIMKRILSGEMTYGEVIKEYSIPKSTLHRWLQKNNDTTNG from the coding sequence ATGTTATATAAAGAAATTCATATAGGAAAGTTTATCAAGGAGATGGTTGATGAAAATGAGGTACCTATGGAGAGAATCTCTAATTTTCTCAATAAGGATGTTCAATTTATTGAACATGTATACAGCAGCAAGTCCATAGATACAGATTTACTTTTGAGATGGAGCAAACTGCTGGAGTATGATTTTTTCAGACTGTACAGCTCGCACCTCATCTTATATGCTCCACCGTCTGCTGTGAACAAGAACCAGAAAAAGTCTGAAAAAATTCCATATTTCAGAAAAAATATTTACACCCAGGAGATCAAAGATTTTATCATGAAAAGAATTCTATCGGGTGAAATGACCTACGGCGAAGTTATCAAGGAATATTCTATTCCCAAAAGCACTCTTCACCGATGGCTTCAGAAAAATAATGATACTACCAACGGATAA
- a CDS encoding SulP family inorganic anion transporter, translated as MKNTISLFDFSKKINYKNELLAGFTVAMTMIPESLSFAILAGLSPLTGLYAAFMMGLITAVLGGRPGMVSGGAGATIVVLIALIKSHGIEYLFAAVALAGIFQMLVGIFKLGKFVRLIPQPVMYGFLNGLAVIIFMAQVEQFKITDSTGISSWLQGMPLYIMAGLTALTIAIVYFFPKITKAVPASLVAIIVVFAVVLGFDIPTKTVADIAHISGSLPGFHIPHLPFTLETLQIIFPYALVMAGVGLIESLLTLSMVDEITNSKGNANKESIAQGLANITNGFFGGMGGCAMVAQTLVNLNAGSRARLSGIIASLMILIIILFGAPFIERIPMAALVGVMMMVAISTFQWVSIRIANKMPKSDIFVGIVVALITIVLHNLALAVLIGVVIAALVFAWDNAKRIRARKSTDENGVRHYEIYGPLFFGSVTAFMDKFDPMNDPEEVVVDFRESRIVDMSAIDALDKLSKKYSQQNKKLYLRHLSEDCRKMLKNAEAVIEVNIQEDPTYKVMPEK; from the coding sequence ATGAAAAATACCATCAGCTTATTCGATTTTTCGAAAAAAATAAATTATAAAAACGAACTCCTGGCCGGCTTTACAGTAGCTATGACCATGATTCCTGAATCACTTTCCTTTGCAATTTTGGCAGGACTTTCTCCGCTCACCGGGCTGTATGCTGCCTTTATGATGGGATTGATTACCGCTGTTTTGGGCGGACGTCCGGGAATGGTTTCAGGAGGGGCGGGAGCAACCATTGTTGTTTTAATCGCCTTAATAAAATCCCACGGAATAGAATACCTTTTTGCCGCTGTAGCCCTTGCCGGAATCTTTCAGATGCTTGTAGGAATTTTTAAGCTTGGGAAATTTGTCAGACTTATTCCACAACCTGTTATGTATGGTTTTCTGAACGGTCTGGCAGTTATTATTTTTATGGCTCAGGTAGAGCAGTTTAAAATCACAGACAGCACAGGGATTTCCAGCTGGCTTCAGGGAATGCCTTTGTATATAATGGCCGGACTGACTGCTTTGACGATTGCCATTGTGTATTTTTTTCCAAAGATCACAAAAGCAGTGCCCGCATCTTTAGTGGCAATTATTGTAGTTTTTGCGGTGGTTTTAGGATTTGATATTCCAACAAAAACAGTAGCAGATATTGCCCACATTAGCGGAAGCCTTCCCGGTTTTCATATTCCTCATCTCCCTTTTACTTTAGAAACACTACAAATTATTTTCCCTTATGCACTCGTGATGGCGGGAGTGGGTCTTATTGAATCTCTTTTGACGCTGTCCATGGTTGATGAAATTACCAATTCAAAAGGAAATGCCAATAAAGAATCTATCGCTCAGGGATTAGCCAATATTACCAATGGATTTTTCGGAGGAATGGGAGGGTGTGCAATGGTAGCACAGACATTGGTCAACCTCAATGCAGGATCCAGGGCCAGGTTATCCGGAATTATAGCTTCCCTCATGATCCTTATTATTATCTTATTTGGAGCTCCATTTATCGAAAGAATACCGATGGCTGCTTTGGTAGGGGTCATGATGATGGTTGCCATAAGCACATTTCAATGGGTGTCTATCCGGATTGCCAATAAAATGCCGAAGTCCGATATATTTGTGGGAATTGTAGTCGCTCTGATTACCATTGTCCTTCATAACCTTGCATTGGCTGTATTGATAGGTGTTGTTATTGCTGCGCTGGTTTTCGCATGGGATAACGCAAAAAGGATCCGGGCAAGAAAGTCCACTGATGAAAACGGAGTAAGACATTATGAAATATACGGTCCATTATTTTTCGGATCAGTTACAGCATTTATGGATAAATTTGATCCTATGAATGATCCGGAGGAAGTCGTAGTAGATTTCAGAGAAAGCAGGATTGTAGATATGAGTGCCATTGACGCTTTGGACAAACTTTCGAAAAAATACAGCCAGCAGAACAAAAAGCTCTATCTGCGTCACCTCAGTGAAGACTGCCGGAAGATGCTGAAAAATGCTGAAGCTGTTATCGAAGTCAATATTCAGGAAGATCCTACCTATAAAGTGATGCCGGAGAAATAA
- the fusA gene encoding elongation factor G, with product MKYNTRNIGIIAHVDAGKTTLTERLLYYTGLIHKIGNVDDGNTTMDKDIQEKNRGITISSAAVSTQWKKGETVYNINIIDTPGHIDFAVEVERSLRVLDSVVAVFCASSGVQPQTENVWFQAEKHGISKICFINKMDRIGADFFAVLKEIETKLNAVPMALQIPIGAEDQFEGVIDLIKQKALYWTDENGETIIEKEIPDEYKAEADEYRMKLMETLAEYDESFFEIFMDPENNISEAMISEALQKVCKSGAAVPVLCGSAFKNKGVQPLLDAVVTYFPAPDQLSAVQGKDPDTEEPIELVRNEAESFSGLVFKVLIDKHMGRLAMLRLYSGKIKSGDTVLNVRTGESFRISRILKMQSDKTLTIEEGKAGDIVALTGIKDAKTGDSLSAVEKPVLLEAITIPAPVIRVSIEPKTNSDEKSFGLVLAKIQEEDPSLVVERDRQTGETLLSGLGELHLEVTLEKIRLNHGIEVNQGKPKVSYREILTETRTHREKLSKQNGGSGQFADITFEIGPRDHNELGLEFINMIKGGVIPSEFIPSVEKGFREAMENGPLKGYPLESMKIRLLDGSFHAQDSAAYDFEMAARDGFRGAALSCSPKLMEPVMQVEIQSIEEYTGAVTADINRRRGIISSIDEKSGRKIFTAEVPLASTFGYISDLRTLTSGRASISMKLSHYALVPDFIANILVT from the coding sequence ATGAAATATAACACAAGAAATATAGGAATTATAGCACATGTAGATGCAGGAAAAACCACTTTAACGGAAAGGCTTCTTTATTACACAGGCCTCATTCATAAAATCGGAAATGTAGATGACGGAAATACCACCATGGATAAAGACATCCAGGAGAAGAACAGAGGTATTACCATTTCATCTGCTGCGGTATCTACGCAATGGAAAAAGGGTGAAACTGTTTATAACATCAATATCATCGATACTCCCGGACATATTGATTTCGCAGTAGAAGTGGAACGTTCTTTAAGAGTTCTGGATAGCGTTGTCGCCGTTTTTTGCGCCTCTTCAGGAGTTCAGCCACAAACCGAAAATGTTTGGTTTCAGGCTGAAAAACATGGAATTTCAAAGATATGCTTCATCAATAAAATGGACAGAATAGGAGCGGATTTCTTTGCTGTTCTGAAAGAGATAGAAACGAAGCTGAATGCTGTTCCTATGGCCCTTCAAATTCCAATCGGAGCGGAAGACCAATTTGAAGGAGTGATTGATTTGATCAAACAGAAAGCTTTATACTGGACGGATGAAAACGGAGAAACCATTATTGAAAAGGAAATTCCTGATGAGTATAAGGCGGAAGCTGATGAATACAGAATGAAATTAATGGAAACCCTTGCTGAATATGATGAAAGTTTCTTCGAAATCTTCATGGATCCTGAAAATAACATCTCTGAAGCAATGATTAGCGAGGCTTTACAAAAGGTCTGCAAATCGGGAGCTGCGGTTCCGGTTCTCTGTGGGTCTGCTTTTAAGAACAAAGGAGTACAACCTCTTTTAGATGCTGTGGTCACATATTTTCCAGCTCCGGATCAGCTTTCTGCTGTTCAGGGCAAGGATCCCGATACGGAAGAACCTATCGAATTGGTAAGAAATGAAGCGGAATCTTTTTCCGGTCTGGTCTTTAAAGTTTTGATTGACAAACATATGGGCAGGCTTGCGATGCTTCGTCTGTATTCCGGGAAGATCAAGTCCGGTGATACGGTTCTGAATGTAAGGACAGGCGAAAGTTTCAGGATATCAAGGATTCTAAAGATGCAGTCGGACAAAACCTTAACAATAGAAGAAGGAAAAGCGGGTGATATTGTTGCTTTAACGGGAATAAAAGATGCCAAAACGGGAGATTCTTTATCCGCTGTTGAAAAGCCGGTATTACTGGAAGCCATTACGATTCCTGCTCCTGTTATCAGGGTTTCAATTGAGCCTAAAACGAACAGTGACGAGAAGTCTTTCGGTTTGGTTCTGGCTAAAATCCAGGAAGAAGATCCTTCTCTGGTAGTGGAAAGGGACCGGCAGACCGGAGAAACTCTATTAAGTGGTTTGGGAGAGCTTCATCTTGAGGTTACTTTAGAAAAGATCCGCCTGAATCATGGTATAGAAGTTAATCAGGGGAAGCCTAAGGTATCTTACCGTGAAATTTTAACGGAAACCAGAACGCACAGGGAAAAGCTTTCGAAACAGAACGGCGGAAGCGGCCAGTTTGCTGATATCACTTTTGAAATAGGACCCAGAGATCATAATGAACTGGGATTAGAGTTCATCAATATGATCAAAGGAGGTGTGATTCCAAGTGAGTTTATTCCTTCGGTTGAAAAGGGTTTCAGGGAAGCTATGGAGAACGGGCCATTGAAAGGGTATCCTCTTGAAAGCATGAAGATCAGACTTCTGGACGGTTCTTTCCACGCTCAGGATTCTGCAGCTTATGATTTTGAAATGGCTGCCAGAGATGGATTCAGAGGAGCGGCTTTATCATGTAGTCCTAAGCTTATGGAACCGGTAATGCAGGTTGAAATCCAGAGTATTGAGGAATATACAGGGGCTGTAACGGCTGATATCAACCGCAGAAGGGGAATTATTTCGTCTATTGATGAAAAATCAGGAAGAAAGATCTTCACGGCGGAAGTTCCGTTGGCTTCTACGTTCGGATATATTTCTGATCTGAGAACTTTGACGAGCGGAAGAGCTTCGATCAGCATGAAATTATCGCACTATGCTTTGGTGCCTGATTTCATTGCGAATATATTAGTCACCTAA
- a CDS encoding HAD family hydrolase, whose translation MKTDIDIQNHCHFSFDLWLTLIKSHPEFKRKRVELFTSFFNVDKPIDEVTKTVKYYDDLCNTINEVTGGNIDTFEIYLLILGSLDIDVKELNKEKLDAFYQKSEELFLEYKPVVIFENITELFDEIKNQGKTVNILSNTGFIKGKTMRKFLIQEELDQYIDFHIYSDEINISKPNPLIFQEVKNNLKDQDLPMHRILHIGDNPVADYKGAKDFGFSAHLLKH comes from the coding sequence TTGAAAACGGATATCGACATTCAAAACCACTGTCATTTTTCTTTTGACTTGTGGCTTACCTTAATCAAATCTCACCCTGAATTTAAAAGAAAAAGAGTTGAGCTGTTCACCTCGTTTTTTAATGTTGACAAACCTATTGATGAAGTTACGAAAACCGTAAAATATTATGATGATCTCTGCAATACCATTAATGAAGTTACAGGAGGGAATATAGATACTTTTGAAATCTATTTATTGATTCTGGGTTCTCTGGATATTGATGTAAAAGAATTGAATAAAGAAAAATTAGATGCGTTTTACCAGAAAAGTGAAGAGCTGTTTTTAGAATATAAGCCTGTTGTTATTTTTGAAAATATTACAGAACTTTTTGATGAAATCAAGAATCAGGGTAAGACGGTTAATATTTTAAGCAATACAGGATTTATCAAAGGAAAAACCATGAGGAAATTTCTGATTCAGGAAGAGCTGGACCAGTATATAGATTTCCATATTTATTCAGATGAGATTAATATTTCCAAACCGAATCCTCTTATTTTTCAGGAAGTGAAAAATAATCTCAAAGATCAGGATCTGCCAATGCACCGTATCCTGCATATCGGAGATAATCCGGTAGCAGATTATAAAGGAGCAAAAGATTTCGGTTTCAGCGCACATTTACTTAAACACTAA
- a CDS encoding phosphoribosyltransferase family protein translates to MNKRYSLHHIHSADEFSFSPAEYSYFKYGDKSYAEKFAKELFDGFIAEHAELLNTEKEIVVLPSPYMAIPTASNFLCFFFKKHLDLYQFQKGKRSSILSKINRNHTYITDYGNLNFEDRKNLIANDTYYIDKDFLRGKLCIFIDDIKITGSHEYTVNRILNEYEVEADFMFLYYAELMNFDLDPKIENFFNYYAVKNIKHVAEVMEKPSFEFNTRIVKYILGLDSSNFDYLTSKVKKKQMDLLLELAISNNYHLIKEYENNINTLTQTELYYGY, encoded by the coding sequence ATGAACAAAAGATACAGTTTACATCACATTCATTCGGCGGATGAATTCAGTTTTTCGCCCGCGGAATACAGCTATTTCAAGTATGGCGATAAGTCGTACGCTGAAAAGTTTGCGAAAGAATTATTCGACGGATTTATTGCAGAACATGCAGAACTTTTAAACACAGAAAAAGAGATCGTTGTTCTTCCAAGCCCGTATATGGCTATTCCTACAGCTTCTAATTTTTTATGTTTTTTCTTTAAAAAGCATTTGGATCTGTACCAGTTTCAGAAAGGAAAAAGATCCAGTATTTTATCTAAGATCAATCGTAACCATACGTATATCACGGATTACGGGAACCTGAATTTTGAAGACCGCAAAAATCTGATCGCCAATGATACTTATTATATCGATAAAGATTTTTTACGCGGAAAACTTTGTATTTTTATAGACGATATAAAAATCACAGGCAGCCACGAATATACGGTGAACAGAATTCTGAACGAATATGAAGTGGAGGCCGATTTTATGTTCCTCTATTATGCGGAACTGATGAATTTCGACCTTGATCCGAAGATTGAAAACTTTTTTAATTATTATGCGGTAAAAAATATAAAACACGTCGCAGAAGTAATGGAAAAGCCAAGTTTTGAATTCAACACAAGGATCGTGAAATATATTTTAGGCCTGGATTCAAGTAATTTTGACTATCTTACGTCTAAAGTAAAAAAGAAGCAGATGGACCTGCTTCTGGAGCTGGCCATCAGCAATAATTATCATTTAATAAAAGAATACGAAAATAACATCAATACTTTAACACAAACGGAACTATATTATGGCTATTAA
- a CDS encoding TerD family protein, protein MAINLQKGQRENINAPKFTVGLGWDINNTSTGTGFDLDASLFLLGEDKKLVSDSHFIFYNNLESPDKSVIHTGDNLTGEGSGDDEQIKIDLTKIDSAIQEITVVVTIHDADGRKQNFGQVRNSFIRIFNTETNEEILKYELDEDFSIETAVEFGRIYNKNGEWKFEAVGAGQRDGLDKFVSIYQK, encoded by the coding sequence ATGGCTATTAACTTACAAAAAGGACAGAGAGAAAACATTAACGCACCTAAATTCACTGTAGGTTTAGGATGGGATATCAATAATACGTCTACAGGAACAGGATTTGATCTTGATGCATCTTTATTCCTGTTAGGTGAAGACAAAAAATTAGTGTCAGACAGTCACTTTATTTTCTATAATAATTTAGAATCTCCGGACAAATCTGTGATCCACACAGGAGACAACCTTACCGGTGAAGGTTCAGGAGATGATGAGCAGATCAAAATCGATCTTACAAAGATTGATTCAGCCATTCAGGAAATTACAGTTGTGGTAACCATCCACGATGCAGACGGAAGAAAGCAGAACTTCGGACAGGTAAGAAATTCTTTCATCAGAATTTTCAATACAGAAACGAACGAAGAAATCCTGAAATATGAATTAGACGAAGATTTCTCTATTGAAACAGCTGTAGAATTCGGAAGAATCTATAACAAAAACGGAGAATGGAAATTTGAAGCTGTTGGGGCAGGACAAAGAGACGGCCTTGACAAATTCGTATCAATTTATCAAAAGTAA
- a CDS encoding toxic anion resistance protein — MDNQDNQPIDPMGSIEPLKTFEPAPMAPPSQPVQNTAPAVLVDKEGNVNLTQLQLEERKKYEVLANSIDETNPGSIVNYGAELQKTLSNQSDSFLGNVRRSNSGEVGVLINDLLVELNYVDVEELQQNKVKSFLSKIPFMKKVMTQVENLFTKYDKIINNIEQIAYKVNAGIITSTKDNAVLQTIFESNVNSIKAIEELVIAGNVRMERAAGELAQMEADPQTYQDYQIADKRDFIARLDRRMADLKVVRIIMMQSLPQIRLVQNNNVSIAEKAQTILTTTLPVWKNQLSLAVAMYRQQQNIEIQQKVSSTTEAILKKNAERLGQNSVNVARANEQTIVSVETLRETTSMLINTLNEVKQIQKQGAEGRRKLDQDLQTLEHELKANVRG, encoded by the coding sequence ATGGATAATCAGGACAATCAACCAATAGATCCAATGGGGTCAATTGAACCTCTTAAAACATTTGAACCCGCTCCGATGGCTCCACCGAGCCAGCCTGTACAAAATACAGCACCGGCAGTTCTTGTGGACAAGGAAGGAAATGTAAATCTGACTCAGTTACAGTTAGAAGAGCGTAAAAAATATGAGGTTCTGGCCAATTCTATCGATGAGACCAATCCGGGTTCTATCGTGAATTATGGAGCAGAGCTTCAGAAAACGTTATCTAACCAGAGTGACAGCTTTTTAGGAAATGTAAGAAGATCCAATTCAGGAGAAGTAGGAGTGCTGATCAATGATTTATTGGTAGAGCTTAACTATGTAGATGTTGAGGAACTTCAGCAGAATAAAGTGAAAAGCTTCCTGAGCAAGATCCCGTTCATGAAAAAAGTCATGACACAGGTAGAAAACTTGTTCACGAAATATGATAAGATCATCAATAATATCGAGCAGATCGCTTATAAAGTAAACGCAGGAATCATCACTTCTACCAAAGATAATGCTGTTCTTCAGACCATCTTTGAAAGTAATGTGAATTCCATCAAGGCAATTGAAGAATTAGTGATCGCCGGAAATGTAAGAATGGAAAGAGCTGCAGGAGAATTGGCCCAAATGGAAGCTGATCCGCAGACCTACCAGGATTATCAGATTGCTGACAAGAGAGATTTCATCGCAAGATTAGACCGAAGAATGGCTGATCTTAAAGTGGTTCGTATCATTATGATGCAGTCGCTTCCGCAGATCAGACTCGTACAGAATAACAACGTTTCTATTGCTGAAAAAGCACAGACGATCCTTACAACGACGCTTCCGGTTTGGAAAAACCAGCTTTCACTGGCAGTAGCGATGTACAGACAGCAGCAGAATATCGAGATCCAGCAGAAAGTATCTTCAACTACAGAAGCAATTCTGAAGAAAAATGCAGAACGTTTGGGTCAGAATTCAGTGAATGTAGCGAGAGCTAACGAACAGACAATAGTATCTGTAGAAACATTGAGAGAAACAACTTCAATGCTTATCAATACATTGAATGAAGTGAAACAGATCCAGAAACAAGGTGCTGAAGGCAGAAGAAAACTGGATCAGGATCTTCAGACACTGGAGCATGAATTAAAAGCTAACGTCAGAGGTTAA
- a CDS encoding TerD family protein codes for MAINLQKGQRINLKKENGAELTQACVGINWGAIEKKGIFGTKKEAVDLDGSCILFDSNKTLTEVVYFGNLKSRNGSVKHSGDDLTGDVNGDDGLDNEVITVDFSQLEPNVEHVALVLNSYQGQDFGTIPFASIRIYEGTPTNVREVFAKYDIANDASFKGHVAMVMGVFYKRNGEWKFNAIGDPTSDRKLEQTIQTVQANYL; via the coding sequence ATGGCTATTAACTTACAAAAAGGTCAAAGAATCAACCTGAAAAAGGAAAACGGCGCCGAGCTTACCCAAGCTTGTGTAGGAATCAACTGGGGAGCAATTGAGAAGAAGGGAATTTTCGGAACTAAAAAAGAAGCAGTAGACTTAGATGGAAGCTGTATTTTATTTGATTCAAACAAAACACTTACAGAAGTAGTTTATTTCGGAAACCTGAAATCAAGAAACGGTTCTGTAAAACATAGCGGTGATGACCTTACCGGAGATGTAAACGGAGATGATGGATTAGACAATGAAGTGATCACAGTAGATTTCAGCCAGCTGGAACCGAACGTAGAGCACGTTGCATTGGTATTGAACAGCTATCAGGGACAGGATTTCGGAACAATTCCTTTTGCCTCTATCCGTATCTATGAAGGAACGCCTACCAATGTAAGAGAGGTTTTCGCTAAATATGATATTGCCAATGATGCTTCTTTCAAGGGACACGTTGCCATGGTAATGGGTGTTTTCTACAAAAGAAACGGAGAATGGAAGTTCAATGCGATTGGAGATCCTACTTCAGACAGAAAACTGGAACAGACGATCCAGACGGTTCAGGCCAATTATTTATAA